From the genome of Geoglobus ahangari, one region includes:
- a CDS encoding winged helix-turn-helix transcriptional regulator, with protein sequence MVERPISSIINTLSHSKSLDILFRLKDGGKRWSNLLEVAKDKKTLSHRIRELSNLGLIQIKLVFDTPTGSKIYELTPLGQKIVQLLEQMEKEFEDYYSKAPPKDPEKFINELLDDN encoded by the coding sequence ATGGTAGAAAGGCCAATCAGTTCCATAATCAACACACTAAGCCATTCCAAAAGTTTAGATATACTGTTTAGGCTTAAAGATGGAGGTAAAAGATGGAGCAACCTGCTTGAGGTTGCAAAAGACAAGAAAACACTCAGTCACAGAATAAGAGAACTGTCCAACCTTGGCCTCATCCAAATCAAACTTGTTTTCGATACTCCGACTGGGTCAAAAATTTACGAGCTTACACCTCTCGGCCAAAAGATCGTTCAGCTACTTGAACAAATGGAAAAAGAGTTTGAAGACTACTACTCTAAAGCACCCCCAAAAGACCCCGAGAAATTCATCAACGAATTGTTGGATGATAATTAG
- a CDS encoding DUF6731 family protein: MASSVERKIYFYTIKVAKDGKHVNSLEHIFRHINELDYSLSPDGRILPIDGGTDHMCMLLDSAKYPIRGMLGLIRKDALPLIFKEDTGDTSGIEIDPENEGLYEPIHFIIWKLGNSHIIGVEYNFYGPRPQRISWYLQRVAREHVDRVIMQPIMRKDISSKLEKYDEIKILKMRFNPNKSEIFRELDESLPDAINAIGKATNSKDVYIVLKPDYRKRKGILGIVPKQFKKILGRGDVTDIFSLLQIKAKNIETGEFEWLDLLNELIVSKKTVTRLDIYRCVDSSDMFEKIKEAYYDHKDEIKEVIGINNVSRE; encoded by the coding sequence ATGGCGTCGTCAGTAGAGAGGAAAATTTACTTCTATACTATAAAAGTAGCAAAAGATGGAAAGCATGTCAATAGTTTAGAACATATCTTCAGACATATCAATGAACTTGATTATAGCCTATCCCCAGATGGAAGGATTTTGCCAATTGATGGAGGCACAGACCACATGTGTATGTTATTGGACTCAGCCAAGTACCCCATTAGAGGTATGCTTGGTTTAATACGAAAAGACGCTCTACCACTCATTTTTAAAGAGGATACGGGAGACACTTCAGGAATAGAAATTGACCCAGAAAATGAAGGGCTCTATGAGCCAATCCACTTCATAATCTGGAAACTCGGAAATAGCCATATCATTGGTGTCGAGTACAATTTTTATGGGCCACGACCTCAACGAATTAGCTGGTATTTACAAAGAGTAGCCCGAGAACATGTTGATAGAGTTATAATGCAGCCAATCATGAGAAAGGACATTTCCTCTAAACTGGAAAAATACGACGAGATCAAAATTTTAAAAATGAGGTTCAATCCGAATAAATCCGAAATATTCCGTGAGCTTGATGAATCCTTACCAGACGCAATAAACGCAATAGGAAAAGCAACAAACTCAAAAGACGTATATATTGTGCTAAAGCCCGATTATAGAAAAAGAAAAGGCATTCTGGGGATAGTTCCAAAGCAATTTAAGAAGATATTAGGAAGGGGAGATGTCACAGACATTTTCAGCCTACTACAAATCAAAGCAAAAAATATCGAAACCGGAGAATTTGAGTGGTTAGATCTCCTCAACGAATTGATTGTATCGAAAAAAACAGTCACACGCTTGGACATATACCGGTGTGTTGACTCGTCTGATATGTTCGAAAAAATAAAGGAAGCCTACTATGACCACAAAGATGAAATAAAAGAAGTTATAGGAATAAACAATGTCTCAAGAGAATGA
- a CDS encoding type II toxin-antitoxin system RelE family toxin produces MTWTIVTKEEFERQFRDLTKKDKPLAERLAKAILKLEENPYLGKPLSYDLSGLRSLRVGKYRIIYEINENERKVILLAVAHRKKSY; encoded by the coding sequence ATGACTTGGACAATCGTAACAAAAGAAGAATTTGAACGCCAGTTCAGGGATCTAACCAAAAAAGATAAACCATTAGCCGAAAGGCTGGCCAAAGCCATTCTGAAGCTGGAAGAAAACCCGTATTTGGGAAAGCCTCTTTCCTACGACCTCTCGGGATTGAGGTCTTTGAGGGTGGGGAAGTACCGGATTATTTATGAAATCAACGAAAACGAAAGGAAAGTCATTTTATTGGCAGTTGCTCACAGAAAAAAGAGCTACTAA